The sequence GGGGAGCTTTCCGTATATAAAAGGGAACGTATGTACAACCTTAACATACACACCTACATACTTTCTAAATGGATGGTGCTCGCCCTTATTGCCCTAGTGCAAACCATAGTTTTTGTCAGTGTCATATACCTCAATTTCAAATTCAATACGTATGGCAATTTTGATGAGGTTTACCTTAGACCGTATGGACAAGGAATTCTGTTCATGTTCTATATTTCCTTTTCCGCATCTCTTATTGGGTTATGGCTTTCATCGTCATTAAACTCCACGGAAAAAGTAATGACCGTGGTTCCCATCGCTTTAATGCCACAGATTATGCTGGCCGGGGTAATGACAAAAATCAATAACGTTCTTGTAGAGATTCTAAGTTTTTTTACCCTTGGCAGATGGGGCACGGAAGGTTTTGCCAGATTACAGGATGAAGCTTCGCCTTCCCACCCAAGAAATTTGGGATCCAAAGAGAGTGTTTTAACTTCTTACCCTTCACCAAGTAATCTTGACCCCAGCATAAAAGAAGCATCAGGTGTTGTGGAAGATTCTGCTTCTGCAATGGATATTTTGGATCTATACAATCAAAAATTAATAGATGAGGGGAGTTTGATAGGAGGAGCGCTCAACAGTTTTGATAAAAACATACTTGTCATAGCGCTGTTGAATGTCCTTTTTTACATCCTGATTTATTCAGCCTTAAAGAAAAAAGACAGTATTTAAATGATTCAAATGAGAAACATATGTATACTCTTACTGGGATTGGTTATCTGTACTTCTTGTAGTAAAAAACCAAAATTTGTTCAGGTGGACAATGTTTCTATACTTGGATTAAAAGACAGTATCCTACTGGTTACCATGGATTATGTGGTATACAATCCCAACGATGTAAAAACGAAGTTGAGGCAATCGGGCATGGAGATATTCTATAAAGATTCCCTAGTGGGAAATGGATATTTGGACAAACAGATAAATTTAGTGGCCAATGATACCCTAAGTGTACCGGTACGTTTTGAGATAGCGGTAGAGAAATTACACAAATACTACCCGGAACTTATCAGTTCTGATTCAACCGTTTTTTCCATAAAAGGAAATAGCCGGGTAAGCTTTCTCTTGAATTCTTTTACAATTGATATGGATGATGAAATCCATTTAAATACGAAGGGCATTATCCATGAGCAAATACAAAAAAATTTAAGCACGGCTGATAATTTTAAAGTTCGATCAATATCTTCGAATAGACTACCATCATTTAACACAACCAAACTACAGCTTCAGATAGAAACCAAAAACAACCTTCCATTAGACTATGTTATAAATGAGTTGCAACTTGATTTTTATCTGGATAAAAGACGCGCCAAAGTTGCCAATTGGCAGCTTTCTGAACCCTTAAGACAAAAGAGTCTGGAAAAAGCCTTGATACCTGTAGATGTTACCTTAAACAATATTGACATTTTAAAACAAGCGAAATTGTCTTGGCTTACAAAAACCGAGGTTAATTTTAGTATTTTGGGAGAGATACAGGTGCAAATAGAAGGATATGAATTTATAGTGCCAATAGAAGACAACTTAAATCTTGCTTTATAGCAAACAACACAGAAAAAGCTCTTGAATGACCGACCAAGAACTGATAGACCAACTTAAAAATGGCAATGAGGGGTGCTTAAAGCATCTTTACCAACATTTGGGGAAGGTAAAAGGATGGATTTCTCAAAATAGTGGGAATGATGACGATGCCCTTGATGTTTTCCAAGAGGCTATCATTGTTTTCTACAAAAATGTAATGTCGGGCAAATATGAACTTAGGAGCAAGATAAGCACCTATCTTTTTGAAGTTTCCAAACGGCAATGGCTCAACCAGCTAAATCGAAGGAAAAAATATGAAAAGCAAAGCGATGGGGTTGTGACCGTGGATTGGGGGCATGAGGATGATGAAATTGAATTCACCTATAAAGGGCCGTCCCTCAAAAAATATTTAATGGAAGCGTTGGAAAAGCTTGGAGAGCCTTGTAAATCCTTATTAGAGACAACCATTTTTTTAGGTATGCGAATGGAAGACATAGCGGAAAAATTTGATTACTCCGGACCACGTTCAGCAAGCCAACAAAAATTGAGATGTCTGAAAAAACTAAGAAGCGGCATATCTTATGAAGTCATTATAGGCCTTAAATAACATGGAAGAAGATTTAAGACATATAGATTTAATAGATAAATATTTGAGCAATAGCTTAACCAGCTCTGAAGTGGAAATGGTTGAAAAACGTATTGCCGAAGACGCAAGTTTCGCCAAAGAGCTAGAAATCTACAAACAAATTTATAAGGGAATAGAGCAACAGGGGGATACTGCCTTAAAAGAAAGACTTGCATCATATTACAATAGTTACAAGGAGGAAAATGAAAGTAAGACCAACAAAGGGCGCTACCACAAACTAGTTGTATTTGGCAGCGGAATAGCGGCTTGCGTTCTTATAGGGTTACTATTGTTTTTTTATTATCGGAACGATGGACAGAACCCTAATTTTAAAGATATTAACCCAACTATAGTTGACATTGATACAGTGCAGCCCAATAGTAAGGATACCATAGAAAGCCTCATTAATGAAGATCGTTTGGTTCAGGAAGAAAAACCAGAACAAATAAATAAAGAGAACCAGGTTGACGAAGAATTGGTCAATCAAGAGGTGCCAAAAGACAAGCCTAAGGACACCGTTCTACCGGACAATGTAAATAACGATACTCAATTAGCTTTTGGGGGTTTTATACCTCTTCCTCCGGAGTCGGTCAGAACAATCGAATACCCACTTCCCCTACGGTATACTTTTGATGGCGATAAACTAACCCTTTTTGGAGATCCTTTGCTATCTAAATTACAACTGGAACTTATAAAGAACAAAGAAAAAGAATACGTTTTGTTTTATAAAAGCAAGTACTTTTCAATTGATAAAACAGCTGGCATAAAACGTTTGGAAGAGTTGCGAACTGATAGTTCTTTTGGTAATTCATTATTGAAGCTAAAACCAAAGTTAAATCCATCCGAAGAGAGATTGAACATCGTGCTGGAAGACATCACTAGGTTTTCAGAGAAGTCCAAAAACCTAAAGGTAAGTTATGATTCAGAAAGTTCTTCGGACGCTTATTTTTTTGATGAAACAGACAATACCCTTGAACTTATTATAAACTCAAATTTGAATCCCGAAACAGCCAAAGTCTATGAAGTCAAGGAAAAGACTAGACGGCGCTACTTTTTAGTGGAAGACACAATGATATACGAGTTGGATGTCCATGCTAAAGAAGCCAAACCATTAAAGCAAGTAGAAATTACTAAAAACAAAATGGCGCGTCTTTTTATGGAGAAGGCTTCTTTTGAAACAACAGTGTATAAGGAGAAGTAAAATAGAAGTGTTTTTTAAAAAGCAATTTAGGTTTACGCAAAGAATGAAATAATTTTAGGTGAATTTATAAATTGAAAGATGACATTTCACTTTTCTAGTTATATAGAATAAAACAACAATGACCAACAAAGAAAGAGCCCTTCTTGTAGCCGAAAAAGCCCATGCAAATCAACAATATGATATATACCCATACATATACCATATAAAACAAGTGGTAAAAATAATTGAAGATTTAGGGTATGATGAAACTGTTGTGGTAGCAGCTGTGTTGCACGATACTTTAGAGGACACAGATCTTTCATACAATGATTTAAACAAGGCATTTGGTGAAGAAGTGGCAGAGATCGTTTATGCCGTAACTGATGAATTGGGAAGAAATAGAAAGGAGCGTAAAACTAAAACCTATCCTAAGATAAAAGCAAACTGGAAGGCCACCGTAGTAAAAATATGCGACCGTATTGCCAACATGGAACAATCCAAAAGATACAATCAAAAATTATTTAAAACCTATAAAGGGGAACATGAAGATTTTTGCAAACAGCTGCACAATGCTGAACACCCAAGTATTGAAGTGGATAAGGCATGGCAAAGGTTGTTTGGTTTAATAGAAGAAGTTTTTAAATTGTAATACGATTAGCCTAACACTCAACCAAATGAAACTAAACCAATACGAATGGGATCCTGAAAAAGATAAGCTAGGAGAAGGTGCCTTTGCGGAGGTGTTTAGGGCCAAGGATACCTATGCCAATAGGAATGTTGCGCTCAAAATCTATAAAATAGCGGTTACCTCTGGCGACATGGGCAGCACAAGACAATCCAAGTATAGTTTAGAAAAAGAATTCAATAACTTGGAAGGACTATCCCATACAAACATCATAACTTATTTTGGTCTTAACTATATAAAGCATACAGATGCTATGGGTAGATCTGGCAGCTATCCTGTCATTATCATGGAGTATGCTAACCAAGGAACCCTTAAGGAATATGTAAAAACTAAACCGTCAAAGGAAGTACTGGACAAGCTAATTAAGGACATTGTCTTAGGTGTGGGATATCTTCATGAGGAAGGGCTTTTGCATAGAGATCTAAAGCCTGGGAATATCTTGATTACCAAAAACAAAAAAGGAGTTCCTACCGCTAAGATTTCGGATTTTGGGATTAGTAAGGATACACTGTCCACAGAAAATATTACCAAGTCTTTTACAGAAATGATAGGAACGCCTCATTATATGGCGCCAGAACAGTTCCACAAGAAGAAATTTGGTTTGGACGGCACCATAAGTTCAAGGACTGATCTATGGGCTATTGGAGTAATCGTCTATAAAAGCTTAACGGGAAAATATCCTTTTGGTGAGGGAATTGATGATATTGAATTGGTTCGTGATGCCATCACCGAAAAAAATCCTGATTTAAACAGTATTCCAGAAGATTATAAGAAGCTACTTTCCATATGTTTTGAAAAGAAGGCCATTGACAGACCATCTTCCGCAGAAGAATTGTTACAATACGTAAATTCCGATTATAAGATACCTACTGAGAAAAAAAAGGATATAGAAAGTACAATTGTTGAAGAAGAAAAACCTCAAAAAGAGGATATTGACAATACGGTATTTATCACAAAGGAAGGAGAAGATAAACCTAAAGGCGATCAGAACCATAAAGTCACCAAACTTCAGAAAACTATGCTCTGGATCTATGGGGGTATAGCTGTTTTTTGGTCTGTATATACCATTTTTAAATCTCAAGATGCCATTGTTTTGCCATTCCTCATTTATCCTACATCAATTCTTCTTTTCTGCTTTCTCTATTTAAAGCCTAAAAAAGAGTATAAATGGGTTAGAAAAATAAACTTTGGTTTTCTGAGTTTTTTCAACATTTTAATGGTACTAGGAGTTCTATTTTGGATGAGAAACATCAAAATAAAGGATATTTTACCTTTATTTTTTCTTGTTGCTCAAATAGTATTGTTCGTTTCATTAGTTCAAGGTAAAATACGAGCTGAAAGTCCTAAAGTAGAAAGCAAACCCCCAGCATTATATTTCCTTGTTTTGCTGTTTGGATTAACATATTGCATTTCGTACATCTTAGAAGTTTTTGAAGGGACATTGGGCGCCTCTTCTATAAATTTAATCTCAGAGGGTACGGAAGCATTTACACTTCTGCCCAATATCTTGTTTTTAACTGCTTTGTTCTTTTTTATCAATAAAAAGCATATTGATTACTTTAAAACAGTAGTTTTCTTTTTTATAGCCAGTACGATTATTGCGTCTTTGTGGTGGCTGCTTTTAGAGACCCAATCTTTAGACCTTAAAAACGGAGAGGGTTTTTATAGTTCATTAATTCATAATGTTAATTCTAAAGAAATTTATATCCAAGATTTAAAGGTTGGATATTACATGTGGTACTTTTCAATGTTTTTTGGGTTTATGGCTATTATTTATTCAGCGGTAAAAGAGACCAATTTCAAAAAATATTTCTGGCCTGTAATAAGTGTTATCGTGCTAGTTTTGGTGATTTCGTATTACAGTCAATGGTCCAAATCCAAAATCGGATATGATTTTAACGAAGGCATAGAAAACGTAAATTATTCCCAGTTTGAAGAAGCTATGGGCAATAATGCCAAGTGGCACTTTGAAAAAGGAGTGGTAAGCAGAATGTTGGAAAAGTACGATGAAGATAATTCAGATGAACTAAAAAGGATGCTCCGTCTTTTTGTAGATCATAGTGGGATAACAACAAGGATAGATGACAAACAACTTAAAGCAGCTGTTGAAACCAATGATGCTGAGGTTTTAGAGATTCTAATGACTCCCAAAGTGGGAGGGTTTACAGAAGACGTAGATTTTATTGAAGATGAAAAAAGTCTACTGCAAATGGCTCGTGATCAACAAAACACTAAAATGGACACGCTGTTACTAAACAAAGGGGCCAAACTTACTGATAAAGAACAAAAAGCGGAAGATTTAAAAAAGCAGGAAGAACTAAAGGCCAAGGAATTTAAATATTATGAGAATTTCACCAACAGCTCAACAAAGTTCCCAAAATTTTCCGATACAAATAAGGAGTGGACCTACGAGTTCAGTGCTTATAAGGTAAATGTAAAAAACATGGATTTAAGTCACAAAAAAACGGCTTATTTTGACATAGATACTACAAAGCCTTATTCCGTAAGCACAAAAACAATCAGGGGAAGCATTAAAGCCTCGATAGGGCTGGTTTTTGATTATAATGGTTCTGATGACTATCACATTGCAGAAGTGAGCAACAATACTGTAAATATCCAGAAATATCAAGGTGGTAAATGGAACAAAATAAAAGGGGTCAGTGCAACGACCAACAAATTGACAAATACGATAATGATTCGTAAAAATGGAAATTATGTCTCCTGTTATCTAAATGGCAAGATTGTTATTTCTAACCAGCCAATACAAAGTACTGGAGGTAAATACATGGGTGTGATAGTGTCTAACCCCAACGGAAACCCTGTTCTTTATTTTGATAATTTTAGAGTTGAGGGCACAAAAAGATGATCTACAAAAAAGAAACCAAGGACAATGAGCTTTATGTTTATATGAACGGCAAGCTTATATATAAAAAATGGTTGTCAACTGGACATTCCATGGTTTTTGATGTTAGGGCGTACGACCGATTTACACTAAGTTCCATTACAGAAGAAAAGGATATTTAGTTTAAGGAAAAACCCTTTACTAACACCATTACAAGAATCTCGTTTAGAACGTTTTAAGTTCTAAACGAGATTTTTTTTGATTAAAAAGATGACATTCTTAAAAAGTGGTTATAAAGAATAAATGTATAACTAAAACCTTTTAAACATGAAATCCAGAACAATCCTTTTGATGTTTTTGTCGATTATGATTTTTGGACCGGCAGCCGCTCAAAATGAAAGACGTAGAACAGATAGAACCAAAGAGAGAACTGTTGCCAAAGAAATTGACAAGACAGATCGTACGGTTGAGCAAACCAATGCACAGATTGATAGTACTACTGTAAGTATTGAAAACACGATTGAAGGAACTAAAGAGACCATTGATAAGGTTGGAAAAATACTTTTTGGCTCTAAGGAAGGGAAGACCAAATCTAAAAACATCATTGTCATTCAAGTTCATTCCGTGGAGTATGGGGATGAGAACCTGAGTCGGCTACAGGAACACATTAAAGGAATAAAAAGTGTAAAAAAGGTATCTAAGACCTTTGCCAATAATAATGCTACCATTAGTGTAGAATGCAAAAAAACGGCAGATGATATATGGCAAGAAATACCTCAGAACTTAAGACAGGGCTTCACTATAAATAGTGTTTCAGAGAATACCATTTCCTTAAAGGTCAATAGCTAGAATTTTTTTAAATCGATATAAAACCAAAACACAAAATGAAGACTGTTTATACCTTATTAACCATGTTATCTGTGATGTCCTTGTTCATTAATTGCAACAATGACAGCAGTAACGAAGAAGAAATAACCGGTACAGCTGCCAAAGGCATAATTACCTTGTCAGGAGAAGATACTGCCGAAATAGGAACCCAATTAGAAGTGGGAGATATAAATTATGGGAGAAAAGATTTAACAGGATTGGATGAAACGATCATAATAGTGCCCAAGGGGGCTAAAATATCAGAGGATGCGCCTGATTTACCTTTAAATGACCCTGATTACGTAGAATCTATTATAAGTTTTGAGGATGTAGAAAATGCTTTTGTAATAGTTCTAGGGCAAGAATTAGTTTCCATGGTCATAGTGGTCAATGGAATAGAGAGACGTTACATATGCGACTCACTTTTTGAAACCTCAATAGCATGTGGATCTATTGTTTTGGATGCCGAAGCCAAGCAAAGTACACTTTCCAATGTCACCGTGAAAAATGTTGAAACCGGTACAATTCTAACGATGAACGGCACTGTAAGTTGGTAATTTTTTCAAGCAAGATTTAATATTGGCAAACCATGGATTCGGCAATGAGATTTAAGGTGGGAGTATTATTGGTTTTAATTAACTTAGGATTCATAAATGCTCAAACAACCGATTATTTTAGCGGAACAATTGGGTTTAGTTGTTCTTTTGTTGGAAAACCAACATATGTGGTGGAGAAAATGCATAAGTATATTAAAGCATCTCAATATGATGAGATTGGACAACTTTTAGATTCACCCAATACAGCAGAACGGTTTATGGCGGTAGTAGTATGTGAAGAATTATTGTTTTCTGGGGAATTGTCTTTGACCAAGGATCAGAAAAGAACAATGCAAGAATTGTATAGATCGGAGAAAAAGGTGGCTATTTGTTCGGGGTGCACTTTTTTTGAATCAACAACGATAAAAGACCTTTTAAATAATTTTGATTCTTATAATATGGGGCGCAAAGCGCGTTCATGGGTTAAAAAAGAATTGATAAAGCACGAGGTTAACAAGTGAGTATGAAAGACAATATAGAAATACCGTTGAGCAGAATAAAACTGGTGCTTATAATTCTTGGTTGCGCCATGTTTCTTGCATTAAGTGTATTTATTCTTTTAAATGCAGAAAACATGCAAACCCGAAAAGCTGAAAATCCATTTATAATGAGGGCAATTGCGGTTATTGCCATCCTTTTTTTTGGTGCCATTCTAATTTCCGTTTTCAAAAAACTTTTTGAAAACCGTATGGGAATGATAATTAGCGATAAAGGCATATGGGATAATTCCAACGGGGTAAGTATTGGGTTGATAGCCTGGGAAGACATTCAGAACATTAGAAAATCCCAAGTCATGTTGACTAAATTCTTGCTTATAGATGTTAAGAATCCGGAGAAGTATATAGGGAATGCAAGCAGTAAGTTCAAAGCCTCTATTATGCGCAAGAACATGCAAACTTATGGAACACCAATTTCCATTTCCTCTGGCGGATTAAAATGGGGTTTCAGTAAAATAGAATCTACCATTATTAGGGAGTTTAAAAGACAAAAACAAATTCCTTTTATGCAGTCAACCAAACCGACAACAAATAAGGATTTATGAAAATAGTTACTCCCGCCCATATTAATGAAATTGGAAATCGGAACAACAATGAGGATTCCATATATCCGGAAGAATCAACGGCAAAGGATTCACTTTTTTTAGTATGTGATGGAGTAGGCGGACATGAAAAAGGGGAGGTAGCATCGTCTTTGGTGTGTAAGTACATGGCGGAGTTTATAAACAAAAAAGATGCTGATGTAAAAGAGGTTGATTTTTTAGCAAAAGCACTGGAGCACACAGAAAAGAACCTAGTCGAGCATATTTCTGCGGACCCTGGCTTAAAAGGAATGGCAAGCACCTTAACGCTGGTAAAATTATTGTACAAGAAAGAACAAGCGTTGGTTGGATGGGTAGGTGATAGTAGGGTGTATCATCTGCGCAATGGGGAGGTATTGTTCCAGACCAAAGATCATTCTGAAGTACAAAATTTGTTGGATATGGGTGAGATTACCCAGGAAGAAGCAGAAAATCATCCTCGGAAAAACGTCATTACAAGAGCGGTAAATGGAGTAAGGCCAACTAGAATAGATCATAAAGTAATTGAAGATTTAAGGGAAGATGATTTCTTTTTGTTGTGCACAGATGGTATTCTAGAAACATTGGACGAAGATAAAATAAGACATTGGTTCACTTCAGAGAGTACTGTTGAAGAAGTAAAAGCCAAAATCTTGAAAAATGCTTCAGGGAAGACCCAGGACAACTATTCCATGTATCTCATCAAAATAAAAGAAACGAACACAGAACAAACGCTTGACACACAAAAGACAAGGTCGGCAACAGCAATTCAAGACACAGGTTCAGAAAACAATAAAACCCCTAAGACCTATTTAAAAATTGTGTTTTTCATACTGTTGCTATTACTAGGGTTTTGTTTGTATAAACTATGGTACTTAGGGCGATAAATCAAATCAACCAATAAAAACTTAAAACACATGAGATTATTTTTAGTACTTTTTTCATTCGCGATTTTAATTCCAAACATAGCATCCGCCAAAAAGATAGGAGGTCTTTTTGGAAAAGACGAAAGGGTAAATGAGATTATGGCTTTAGAGGGCA is a genomic window of Flagellimonas sp. CMM7 containing:
- a CDS encoding STM3941 family protein, which gives rise to MKDNIEIPLSRIKLVLIILGCAMFLALSVFILLNAENMQTRKAENPFIMRAIAVIAILFFGAILISVFKKLFENRMGMIISDKGIWDNSNGVSIGLIAWEDIQNIRKSQVMLTKFLLIDVKNPEKYIGNASSKFKASIMRKNMQTYGTPISISSGGLKWGFSKIESTIIREFKRQKQIPFMQSTKPTTNKDL
- a CDS encoding LEA type 2 family protein translates to MRNICILLLGLVICTSCSKKPKFVQVDNVSILGLKDSILLVTMDYVVYNPNDVKTKLRQSGMEIFYKDSLVGNGYLDKQINLVANDTLSVPVRFEIAVEKLHKYYPELISSDSTVFSIKGNSRVSFLLNSFTIDMDDEIHLNTKGIIHEQIQKNLSTADNFKVRSISSNRLPSFNTTKLQLQIETKNNLPLDYVINELQLDFYLDKRRAKVANWQLSEPLRQKSLEKALIPVDVTLNNIDILKQAKLSWLTKTEVNFSILGEIQVQIEGYEFIVPIEDNLNLAL
- a CDS encoding serine/threonine-protein kinase; the protein is MKLNQYEWDPEKDKLGEGAFAEVFRAKDTYANRNVALKIYKIAVTSGDMGSTRQSKYSLEKEFNNLEGLSHTNIITYFGLNYIKHTDAMGRSGSYPVIIMEYANQGTLKEYVKTKPSKEVLDKLIKDIVLGVGYLHEEGLLHRDLKPGNILITKNKKGVPTAKISDFGISKDTLSTENITKSFTEMIGTPHYMAPEQFHKKKFGLDGTISSRTDLWAIGVIVYKSLTGKYPFGEGIDDIELVRDAITEKNPDLNSIPEDYKKLLSICFEKKAIDRPSSAEELLQYVNSDYKIPTEKKKDIESTIVEEEKPQKEDIDNTVFITKEGEDKPKGDQNHKVTKLQKTMLWIYGGIAVFWSVYTIFKSQDAIVLPFLIYPTSILLFCFLYLKPKKEYKWVRKINFGFLSFFNILMVLGVLFWMRNIKIKDILPLFFLVAQIVLFVSLVQGKIRAESPKVESKPPALYFLVLLFGLTYCISYILEVFEGTLGASSINLISEGTEAFTLLPNILFLTALFFFINKKHIDYFKTVVFFFIASTIIASLWWLLLETQSLDLKNGEGFYSSLIHNVNSKEIYIQDLKVGYYMWYFSMFFGFMAIIYSAVKETNFKKYFWPVISVIVLVLVISYYSQWSKSKIGYDFNEGIENVNYSQFEEAMGNNAKWHFEKGVVSRMLEKYDEDNSDELKRMLRLFVDHSGITTRIDDKQLKAAVETNDAEVLEILMTPKVGGFTEDVDFIEDEKSLLQMARDQQNTKMDTLLLNKGAKLTDKEQKAEDLKKQEELKAKEFKYYENFTNSSTKFPKFSDTNKEWTYEFSAYKVNVKNMDLSHKKTAYFDIDTTKPYSVSTKTIRGSIKASIGLVFDYNGSDDYHIAEVSNNTVNIQKYQGGKWNKIKGVSATTNKLTNTIMIRKNGNYVSCYLNGKIVISNQPIQSTGGKYMGVIVSNPNGNPVLYFDNFRVEGTKR
- a CDS encoding RNA polymerase sigma factor, translated to MTDQELIDQLKNGNEGCLKHLYQHLGKVKGWISQNSGNDDDALDVFQEAIIVFYKNVMSGKYELRSKISTYLFEVSKRQWLNQLNRRKKYEKQSDGVVTVDWGHEDDEIEFTYKGPSLKKYLMEALEKLGEPCKSLLETTIFLGMRMEDIAEKFDYSGPRSASQQKLRCLKKLRSGISYEVIIGLK
- a CDS encoding PP2C family serine/threonine-protein phosphatase, which translates into the protein MKIVTPAHINEIGNRNNNEDSIYPEESTAKDSLFLVCDGVGGHEKGEVASSLVCKYMAEFINKKDADVKEVDFLAKALEHTEKNLVEHISADPGLKGMASTLTLVKLLYKKEQALVGWVGDSRVYHLRNGEVLFQTKDHSEVQNLLDMGEITQEEAENHPRKNVITRAVNGVRPTRIDHKVIEDLREDDFFLLCTDGILETLDEDKIRHWFTSESTVEEVKAKILKNASGKTQDNYSMYLIKIKETNTEQTLDTQKTRSATAIQDTGSENNKTPKTYLKIVFFILLLLLGFCLYKLWYLGR
- a CDS encoding HD domain-containing protein, whose translation is MTNKERALLVAEKAHANQQYDIYPYIYHIKQVVKIIEDLGYDETVVVAAVLHDTLEDTDLSYNDLNKAFGEEVAEIVYAVTDELGRNRKERKTKTYPKIKANWKATVVKICDRIANMEQSKRYNQKLFKTYKGEHEDFCKQLHNAEHPSIEVDKAWQRLFGLIEEVFKL